GAAGTTATCCAATCTCGCGTTGCCGAATGTCATTGACGCTGAAACGGTCAAGCATCTGCAGGCCTGTCCCCGCTTGAACTCACTAACGCTAGGTTACCGCGAAATAGCCGCTGCAGAATTGGAACGGCTGTCAGCTTGGAAGTCGCTGCGCAAATTGCATGTGATTCACGCCAAATTATCGGAGGAAGCCATCGCCGCACTGTCGAAGTTGGCAACGGTCGAGGAACTGCACCTCGAAGATTGCGGCCTGACCGATGATCGCCTAGCCAGTTTTCAACCCGCAGCAAAGCTCACTTATTTGGGATTGGAGAGAAACGAAATCAACGGCCCCGGACTGTCTCACTTGGACAGGCTCAAGCTGAAGGAATTGGGGTTGGAATTCAATAACATCAGCGACAAGACTCTCAGCCACTTGCTGCACCTCACGACGCTCGAAACGCTGGGACTCAGTTACTGCTGCGAGGTGACCGACGCAGGTATTCAAAGTGGCAAGCTGCAAGAGATGAAGCAATTGAAGGAGCTTCGCTTGCGGGGAATGAAGCTGGTCACCGATGCGTCGCTGAGCGACCTGGTGAAGTTCAATCACCTGCAGCACATCAACGTGCGCGAAACCAAAATCAGCCCGGAGGGTGTCGCCAAGATGAAGGTGGCGATGCCCAAGACGGACGTCTTTAAATAGTTGCGACGGCCTTCTTACTTCGCCAGTGCAATGTTCAAGTTCACCGGCTCCGCAGTGATCTTCAACTGCGGAATGGTCACCAACCCCGCAGCATCGGCCTTTGCCTCTCCGCTGGCGGAACCGAATTTCCATTTGACGTTCTGCCCTGGCGCAACCCGCAGCATTTGTAGCCTGCGCAAAGTGACGTCCGCAGTCGCTTCCGTGGGAATCGCAAATGAAGTCTTGAACTCCGAGGGCTTCGTAAGAAACAGCGACAGTTCGGCACCCTCCGGCGTGTCGCTCACGTTCTTCCAGCGAAAGAACGCGTTCACCTGCCCAGCTTTCTTGTCGGCCAGTTGATTGGGCCACGGCAACGCGTCGTTGGTCGAGGCACTGGTAAACACCGGGTAGGCCTCGTTCTTCTTCACGCTCAGCCAATCGAACGAATTAATCAGGTCGTTGACCTGCATGATCTTCTCGTGGTTGTTGGCGTGGCCGAACGGACCCCAGTAAAAGTAGAGAGGATACTTCCGCTCGTTCATCGCCTTGGCAAAGAGATCGTGATCCTTGGACCAGGAATCGTTTGGCGCAGAATAGTCAACCACAATCGGTGGGTCGGGAAGAGCCACGTCAGCTGGGACCGATTGCGGCGGAAAGTACATGCGGCTGGAGACATGCTCGACCCGTGCTGGCACATTGGCCTTGATGGCTGCGAATACATCGCCGTGCCGCATGCCAATCCCCAACGTCCCGCTGCCACCCATCGAGTTGCCACACAGATAGACCCGGTTCGCATCGATTCCATACTGCTGAATCACCCACTTCACCGAATCCATCACTCGTTTCTCCGGCGGACTCACTTCCGGCCCTTTATTTTTTTCGCTTCCCCACCACCAATCTCCCTTGTTAGCGCGGCAATCGAGGTAGAGCGCAAAGAACTCTTCGGGTGCATGATAGATGTCGTGGTTGCCAACGGTGGCCGTACACTTCAGGCACGAGTGAACATCGTGCCCGGCCGAATGCAGCACAACGTACAACGGAGCATTCGTCCGCGCCTGCTTGGGATGCAGCACCAGAAACGTATCGCGCTGGAGTGCCGAGTAGCCCCACTCTTTTTGAACCCCATGCTGATAGGTGTCCAACTTCCGTCCGCCAAATTCCGTTTCTTTTTCCTTGTTTGGTGGCCAGTCTGCCGTTTGAGCAGACGCAGTTTGACGAGACGCTGTTGTCAGCGCGGTTAGAGCCAGGCAGATTACGAGCACGAAGTTCTTCATTGCACTTTCCGGGTTGGTTCTTGGCTGTTTATGTCGTGGTGCTTTTACTTCGAAACCATCGCATCCCGATCACGGGCGGCAACTTCGTCGAGCTTTGCGAGTAACAGAGCGACTTTTGCCGGCTGCTCATCGGCCAGATTCTTCGCTTCCGCCGGATCGGCAGACAGATCATACAGTTCGACCTTGCGCGCATCGCCCGTCCCATGCACAATCAATTTCCACGGGCCAAGTCGCAACGAACGGGATCGCCAGCCGGGCGCGACGGCATAGAGCGGCCGCTCCGCAAGTTCTTTCCCCTCGCCCAGCAGGCCCGAAAGATCGACGCCATCCCACTTCAAATCGGTTTTCGCGCGATAGCTGGCTAGTCCACAAATAGTCGGCATCCAGTCAATGATTTGCACGGGCGTATGATTCTTCCCTGCCTTGATGCGGGCAGGCCAATGGGCGATGGTCGGCACCCGCGTGCCACCTTCGTACAACTCCCCTTTCTGGCCGCGCCAGGGACGATTGTTCCCCGGCAATTTACCTGTCGGGCAATTGTCATCGGGATACTTCAGGTCGTTGTTTTGGGCCGTGCTGCCGCCGTTGTCGCTCGTGAACACGACCAGCGTGTTTTCTCGCTGCTTGTTCTTTTCGAGCGCGGCGACGATCTTTCCCACCGCATCATCGAGGTGCATCACGCTGGCCGCATAATGCCGCGGCACATCGCCTTGAATCGCCTCGGGCACTCGCTTCACCCAGTCCTCGGGCTCCTTGACGGGCAGATGAACGGCCGTGAAAGGGACATACAAAAAGAATGGCTTGTCCCCGCGCGAATTCAACCACTCAATCGCTTCCGCAGCAATGAGGTCGGTCACGTGACCCTGCTCTTCGATCAACTTTTCATTGCGATGCCAGGTAATCGTGAAGGGCCCCTGTTTATAGCGGTGATTCCACGGGCTCACACCGCCGGCCAGCGATCCATAGGAATGAGCAAAGCCGAAGTGATTCGGCCCTTGTTCCGGCAACGAACCCAAATGCCACTTGCCGCTTAGGCAAGTGTCGTAACCCACCTCTTGCAATGCTTTGGGCAACGTGACCGTGTCCCAGGGAAGTGCCTGAGCATTCTGGGGACTGGTAACCCCAAAGCGGCTCCAGCAGCGACCCGTTAGTAGTCCTGTGCGAGTCGGACTGCAGACCGGCGCGACATAGTGTTGCGTCAGTTCCAACCCTTCGCGCGCCAAGCGATCGAGTTGCGGCGTCGGCGCATTGCCACCATGAAAACCAACATCAGCCCAACCGAGATCATCCGCGATGATCAAGACCACATTCGGCGCACGCCTGGAACTCGCACCTTCAGCGGCAACTAACGGAACGACTGCGGTGCAGAACAGGGCGATGACAGAGATCGCTGCAACAAATTTGTGGTGTAAGCGCATAACATGTCCGCGGAGAGTGAAGCGGGGCGAATTCTTGGCTGCCAACCGGCTCATCATTGAGGGCGGCCGAACGGCGTCAGTATCACGGCGGCTAGACGCGCGGTCAACCAAGAAGCCGATGCTCCTGCCACGCCGTCCAGTGGAAGGAGATTCGAACAACGTGTTCGCGCCTTCTAGCAAATGCTTCTACCGAGGCATCGTCTCGCTCCCTTGTTGGCTCCGCCACGATGCCCACTGTTCTCCTCGCTTCCAACCTGACTTTCCATCTACCTCCGTGGTGCGAAAAATGGGAGCCACTTCAGGGTGATTGTGCAGAGAATGATCTGTGAGTCCTGAAGTGGCGACACTAGAGAATATCGAATCTTCGGTAAAACCAGTTTCGGATGCCGGTAAAAAATCGCGCAGCCGAAGTCCACCGTTGAAGTTTGTAATGCTGTTGTTGGTCTGGCGATGCAGACGCACGAAGTCGACTATTGTCCAAGGTTGGGCTAAGTTTCGGGGGACTACCATCGACGTATGTCCATCTATAGATAGCCGAATCATCGGCCCTGCAGTTCGGACACGGGCGCATCCATGTTTCGCGGCTAGCAATTTGTACGTTGCTGGCCTGAGCCGCGGTGATAAGACGATTTCGCCGATCTTCTAGATCCGGCAGTTCCAACGCGAGCACGCGTTTGATCGCATCCAAAAGCGTACTTCGCTCGCACGCTTCAAACAAAAGAATTGGTACGATTGCATTGGCAATGGCAGTATCAATGTCACGCGATGTTATTTCAGCATAACCGCAAGCCAAGCAACGAAACCCGCTTATCTTGACTTCGGTATCCGTGAGCCCCTGCGAACTTTCAGCTGGCCTTCCGCCACCTAAGAATACAGCCCATGAGGAATTGTGACGACCGACGACTTTCCGCAACTCGTCGGCCTTCGGGATGGCGCAAGGACTCATCGACAGTTGAAACAGCAGTGCCCTGAGCCATTCAAATAAACAGCTGGCCCATGGCACCTGTTCAGCCGTGACATGATGTTCGTTCGTATCACTTATCACAACGTCATTGAAGGAACCCATGCCGCCATACGCCCGACGATGATGGGAAACGTCGCGCTGAGTTTGCCACGCATTGATATCTTCGCGCAGCCAGTCTGCCCAGTGCGTTTCTCCGATTTGTCGGAGAAATTGTTCCGTCGCCACCAATGTTTGTTCGTAGGTAGTGGAATCAGGATGATGAAGCATAAAAGACGTCGTACATTCTCTGTAGGTGAACGTTTATTTTTTGTAGTCAGGTCTGTTACTCCGGCCCCAACAATTCTCGATGGCATCAAAACTACGCGACTCACTCGGGAAGACGTCCGCTTCATTCAGGGACACGATTCACAGTAGCTTGTTCAGGGCCTGCGCAACTATTCGGCTCCATTAGGCCCGAAGTGTCGGCGATATGCCAGGCGCAGGGCCAGCGCAGCGCCGCCCTGGGTGATAGTGCGGAGAATGATCTGTGAGCCCTGAAGGGGCGACACTAGAGAATGGAGGGTTGTTCGGAGCAGCATATTGCCGCCCCTTCAGGGCTTTGGGCATCGTTCGACAGCGAACCCAGGGCGACACTCCACGGCTGCGCCGTTTCGTTTGCCCTGGGCTGATATGGCGTCGCACCGTTGGTGCTGGAATTTTGTTTGGCGAAGTTCGGCGCAAAGCGCAGTCTGATTCGCACTTCGCATAACCAGCCGCAAGCATTTATCCTCTCAGGATTGGAGTGCCAGTAGTTGCATCCACAACTTCCCAATGTGCCGTTCCACCGTTCTCGCATGTCGAGTAATCACCGTCGGCATCGACTCCAGCAATCGCCGTGGCTTTTACAAGCTGGTGCGGCCCGACGATCCAGTGGCCCATTCTCCCTAACCAAACCAACTTGCCCTCCGCGTCAAATGATCTCGCTTCATCAAAGCTCTCGATTTCAATTGTCGTTTCAGTGCGAGACTTGACTTTAATGTGCAAAGCATTGCGAAGCTCAATATGA
Above is a window of Anatilimnocola aggregata DNA encoding:
- a CDS encoding leucine-rich repeat domain-containing protein, with protein sequence MLKYSLALAFAISSVQPLMSSLRAEEPTAQKQRPAATKVQFGVNSAAITSPEMREAVNRFHECGVIEGRRGSLTFFRWTTAEPQRLAHLGLWGPKAGNDSLLLAATTLPDLENVSIYETNINDDGLQGLVKLTKLKSLAITPIVRYEKAGFGPPQWSYPFMEQRSERPRVTGKSLEQLAQIKTIESLNLLDAQLSSNDLKALTAWPKLSNLALPNVIDAETVKHLQACPRLNSLTLGYREIAAAELERLSAWKSLRKLHVIHAKLSEEAIAALSKLATVEELHLEDCGLTDDRLASFQPAAKLTYLGLERNEINGPGLSHLDRLKLKELGLEFNNISDKTLSHLLHLTTLETLGLSYCCEVTDAGIQSGKLQEMKQLKELRLRGMKLVTDASLSDLVKFNHLQHINVRETKISPEGVAKMKVAMPKTDVFK
- a CDS encoding prolyl oligopeptidase family serine peptidase gives rise to the protein MKNFVLVICLALTALTTASRQTASAQTADWPPNKEKETEFGGRKLDTYQHGVQKEWGYSALQRDTFLVLHPKQARTNAPLYVVLHSAGHDVHSCLKCTATVGNHDIYHAPEEFFALYLDCRANKGDWWWGSEKNKGPEVSPPEKRVMDSVKWVIQQYGIDANRVYLCGNSMGGSGTLGIGMRHGDVFAAIKANVPARVEHVSSRMYFPPQSVPADVALPDPPIVVDYSAPNDSWSKDHDLFAKAMNERKYPLYFYWGPFGHANNHEKIMQVNDLINSFDWLSVKKNEAYPVFTSASTNDALPWPNQLADKKAGQVNAFFRWKNVSDTPEGAELSLFLTKPSEFKTSFAIPTEATADVTLRRLQMLRVAPGQNVKWKFGSASGEAKADAAGLVTIPQLKITAEPVNLNIALAK
- a CDS encoding sulfatase-like hydrolase/transferase codes for the protein MRLHHKFVAAISVIALFCTAVVPLVAAEGASSRRAPNVVLIIADDLGWADVGFHGGNAPTPQLDRLAREGLELTQHYVAPVCSPTRTGLLTGRCWSRFGVTSPQNAQALPWDTVTLPKALQEVGYDTCLSGKWHLGSLPEQGPNHFGFAHSYGSLAGGVSPWNHRYKQGPFTITWHRNEKLIEEQGHVTDLIAAEAIEWLNSRGDKPFFLYVPFTAVHLPVKEPEDWVKRVPEAIQGDVPRHYAASVMHLDDAVGKIVAALEKNKQRENTLVVFTSDNGGSTAQNNDLKYPDDNCPTGKLPGNNRPWRGQKGELYEGGTRVPTIAHWPARIKAGKNHTPVQIIDWMPTICGLASYRAKTDLKWDGVDLSGLLGEGKELAERPLYAVAPGWRSRSLRLGPWKLIVHGTGDARKVELYDLSADPAEAKNLADEQPAKVALLLAKLDEVAARDRDAMVSK
- a CDS encoding DUF6966 domain-containing protein, yielding MLHHPDSTTYEQTLVATEQFLRQIGETHWADWLREDINAWQTQRDVSHHRRAYGGMGSFNDVVISDTNEHHVTAEQVPWASCLFEWLRALLFQLSMSPCAIPKADELRKVVGRHNSSWAVFLGGGRPAESSQGLTDTEVKISGFRCLACGYAEITSRDIDTAIANAIVPILLFEACERSTLLDAIKRVLALELPDLEDRRNRLITAAQASNVQIASRETWMRPCPNCRADDSAIYRWTYVDGSPPKLSPTLDNSRLRASASPDQQQHYKLQRWTSAARFFTGIRNWFYRRFDIL